CAAAACTCGTTAATAAAGTTATAGGCctgtttattatttgtattgccCCTAAACGACCTTGCATGTGGCTCCTGTAAATCCCTTCTGCACTATGTttacagctgctgctgctgctgctgtcagtGACACAGGGAGGTTGAGAGAAATAACATCAATATGATGAGTGAAGCACGTTAGTCATTCATGTAACACTGAGTTTTATTATATTGTaatgtctcaagaggcagggATCTTCAGCTTGAGGTGTGGGTGCAAAGACTAAAAGACAGCAGGCAGCGATTTCCAACTTAATCAGGTGTATTTTCGTCTTCTTACACCCATCACACACTTAAATCATTACTTATAAACAAAACAGAAGGATTCATCTACAAAGGACTTTTTCTGGCTTCTATAGAAAGTAAATAAAACCTCAaccattaggcttgtttgagacacatagcggctcgcctcgaaagtagacgagagtagccgatcgcagccgggggaggtgtcaaaaagctcgtcttaagtcggacagctcggactcggagtcggcttgactggctgggtttgcaatggcggaaattccattttacccactgtagacaaaggtgatctccattgctttatataggtttgttaattcagtcatgatgaggaaccacaccagtgactgggttccataattagaaatgctcctccctcttaatgtttgcaaaactgataggtggacaggctacaaatgatcagtcccttcagatccgcacacatgaagcttcatgagcatgaactgaacagacctgctgctgtgttaattatttagctgccactttaagctttatgatgtgtacaacatggatgtaatttcatttaatcttgccattttaaatgatgtattcaataaataaggttaaaccaaatcattacattacaatagattttattttaatgatttggtttaacttaaagagaaactttattgttattgcacatattacaggtactgagacaacgaaatgcagtttagcttctaaccaggtgcaacaagcagtgaagtggaaagtaatgtacacactctacagaataacatatagaatgaattgaatgatgaataaacagtgtgtatgaatacactagatatcagcctgtgagcagtatgaacagtgtgtatgaatatgctaagatatataaagtatgaaaacggtaagcagtatagtataaaatatatagatattaatttcatgatgataaacattgtggaacaatgatgaaaaatgggaatggatgtggcgacgtaaaactgacacaaaacaacaacaaactttttccagccaattggagagtttcatcagcagcacgtggtaaaaaccaccaatgagcgctcagctcgagataccagcgagccgtttcccatcaagcatttcgcttccgcagctcgtggagagcaactgcgccaactcgcctcgcctcgctctcaaggctgtgggcgtctttgtcccgcgagatttcaaagtctcatgtgggcgagcctccagagcaagtcggacaaaatgactaaccatcatgcaacgcactagcaagacgttgatcgcaactgcgcaggttttgcttgtctcaaacaagcctattgtcTCTCCCCTTGCTCCTTCCCCCCTTTGTGCTCAAAGGAGCAATCAGTAAACACTCATCAGCTGGGCAGCAGCCATCTTCCCTAATGCCCAGCTGATTCTGGGAGTTGTAGTCCCTGTTTCATCCACCGAGAGGGAATGCCCTCGATGATGCAACCTCTCGTGACAACACAATAGTTACATAATTTCTAGAGGCTGCCTCACCCTGATCCCTGCCTGCTGCCAGTCACTTTTATAGCTGTAGCAATTATTTCAATAAAAGTCAAACTATTTCCTATTACTAAacgaaaacaacaatatttgttttattattgcAGTGATTTCATCCAAAGCCAGAATGTTAATATCAACATTGGTACATTTAAAATCATACTAAAGTTCAATGGAAAAccattaaaaaacaaaatgatCCCTTCATGACTGTCGCATTACACATTAATCAATATTATAATACGGCTACCCTGCTCATATGACTGCTTATATTGTTATTAAAGAGAAACTGTATTTAAAGCAGCCTAAGTACTTACTTGCTATACAATGTAATGCATTTTGGTACTATAGTGTCTGAGGGAGGCatatattcttcatatgtctgaACAGACGTACCAGCCTCAGATTCTGATTAAACTAAACCGTGTTCAATATTTAGTTAGTGATTGTCTCTGTAGTTTACTCACCAGTTTTGGGCAGAGGTTCTGCTGTGTTGTTGAGAAAAGCTGCTGGATTCAGTCGAGTGTTTCTTTAGAGAGAAGCAGAGACAAGTGCAGCTGTTGTGTCGCTCAGACAAGCTTTCACTTTCATTTCTGGGAAGTTGAAGCTCTCCTATTTCAGTGTAGCTCCACCTCTCAGTGGCCCGTCACCAagagggagtggaggaggaaCTACAAGAGCAACAAGGCCTTTCTTTCTTCAACGGTTGAGACCCCACCAACACTACAACTCCCATAATCCTTTCTGCGGCAAACACTACAAATACCATCAATCTCAGAGAGTTTAAATGACTTACAATTGTACAATTATGTTTCCTATTAAACTAAACTGCAATTCCTTTTGAAAGTAAACTATGTTCTCCTGTATTACAGTTCCAGTTTTAAACACAAAGTAACTGTtgaaaacactgaaacactacTTGCTATGTTTAGAAACAATATGGCTTTTAATAATCACATTATATAATAAGTTGTTGCTGTATGGAAAAGACAACAAAGCTTTTGGTTTCCACGGACTGATTAGAAACATTTGTGATATGTCAAAATCAAAAAAATATTTCCCCCTTATATCGTAATTGACAATGCAGTTAGTTCATACAATTAAGGAGAACCAGATCAAGACATCTGTGAGGTACAGTAAACAGCAACATGCTTTTTTATCCCAGTAAACAGAAAAGTAGtaacaataataatacttttttttgtgaCCATCTTTTAAATAATTGTACAAATGTTATAATTTTGCGATGAATCCCTCCTACTCAACCTTCCACATATCAAGGTTGTTATATATATCGACAATCATAATTTACCTTAAGGATATCACCAGGTCACTTAACAGTTGACTTATACTTTATAAAGGGAGGATATCATTTTCTTTCTCGTAAATTATGTTTACATAAAAAACTATTGTTTTTCAGTTACACAGAAGGCATGTTGGACTTGGGTTTATTCTCATCTGTGTTCTCAGTGTGTGCAGGCGGCAGACaccttatatgtatttattataattattgattcaTATTTTGTATTACTTTAAAATTGGAGCAGGTAAAGGTAGTGCtgatttattaatttatttgtaaAGATATATTTGGGGCCTGAGAGGGACTTCATTAGAGATGCAGGGTTGAAAAGAGGAGAAAGAGGGGATGGCATTGCCTAAAATGTGTTTGTGCTCGGGATTCAAACCCTCTTACCTGGCAGCTCTTACCAACAGCAGCCCAATGGTCATTTTCTTTGTTAAATATACCACCATGTATCTTGTGAATTTCACAAAGATATCAATAAAATGTTGTCTTAACCTAAAATAATACATGACAAACTATTTGTTGATTACATGTTGTATTATCTGAAGTCAACTACAGGAACCTCAAACATtgtactaaccctaaccctaactttCCACCTCTGCAAACAGATTGGTTATGAGGTGGTTCAGGAGTTACAGGACATCCTTCATTTGTCACAGCAACTTTCATCATCTGTAATGACACACTGTTAATGCTGTATTACAGATAACTAACTGTGTCCAGCCCTCATTCTCTGCCGTCTTGTCCATCTATAGAAGACTCAGCAGCTGTCTCCATCACCGCCTGCGCTTATTAAGACCTTCTGTGATTCGGCGTTATCAGCAGAGATCGACCACAGCGTCCACTGGTCGGAGGAAGATGGATGCGACATCAAAAGTTTGGACCAGTGATTAATCTAGAAGAAGGACGAGGCAGAGCGTGTCTGAGGTGAGAAAACCCCAACTCTTTTGTGGTCTTTGACCGAGGACAACACAGTTTTGATTCTGGGATTCAGAGATAAATCATGGCAAGACCTTTATTTGAGTCATTCCTGATGTCATAGTGATGTAACTATGTTctgaaagtaaacaaaggactccAATTGAGGTGTTTCAGATGAGGGGGAgtttgtgggagagaaactccctctggagggaacacagggaacacagggatgttagactttgcagaccatttacatgcacaaaaaacgaaataacacactacaggaaagggacaaGTCCAAAAAGCAAAATAAGGCCTCTTGGTTGGTTCCTGTATCTTGTGGGATACAGTCATTCGACAGGCTGTGTAATATTGATGTTATATGTATGTAATGTGGGTGAACTAATGGTGTAATAACAGTGTTATATGGGGGTGATATAGATGAAATATTGGTTTGATAATATATAAATCGGCAATGTATTTGTCATTTCAACCTAGAAACTTTAGAAAAAAGTAATTAAAGGGTTAAACTGCCTGCACTGAAGACTTCTTTACAAGTTTTCCCAGCTTTGAATGTTATTAGCTTTACCCATATTTTAAATTGACTAAAGTTCCTTCACGTTTTCACCTTTCTTTATTCATTTGAGGTATTTGTAAATTACTTGAGGGAAACAAAACAATGAAGACAGAATTTAATTAGCTTTTTATTTAATTGAGGATTTGTTTAAACTATACAAATAGTCTGTAGAGAGTTGGACAACATGAAATGAAAAtggcataataataatatataatatattttatttctatagcgcttttcttgaacccaaagacgctttacatttgggagggagggtagacaaacaaaacaaaaacaaagccaaaaagaaacaaaacaaaacagaaaagcagtcaggaggaagttgattgagagggggggggggggcttatggatacagagttgaagaggtgggttttgaggcgggactggaacagggtgagggactcagactcacggaggtatttggggagggagttccagagcttcggggctgccacagagaaggctctatccccgaagctccggagtttggccttggggatggaaagcaaaccggctgaggtggatctgagggactggggtggttggtagaggatgaggaggtcagtgaaGTAGGGGGGGGGGTGGCAGATGGTGGAGGCCTTTCTAagtaaggaccaggagtttgtagtggatgcggtgtgaaacggggagccagtggagttctttgaggaccggggtgatgtgatgccatgatttggtgtgggtgaggagtctggcggctgcgttctggacacgctggagtctactgagggaggtggagctgatgccgtagaggagtgagttgcaatagtcaaggcgggaggagatgaaggtgtGAATAagtcgctcagctgcagggcgggtgagagagggacggagtttggcaatattgcggaggtggaaaaatgaggtttttacaacttgacggatgtggggctcgagggagagggtggggtcaaatataacgccaaggttgcgtgcctgggtggagggggatacaggggtgccatcaatggtgactgtcaggttgggggttttgctgagggtggatttggagccgatgaggaggagttcagttttattgctgttgagtttgagGAAGTTGTGTTGCATCCAGGATTTGATTGCAGTCACACAGGATTCGATGTGGGTGAGGGGGGGGTTGTTgggggatttggtgctgaggtaaatctgggtgtcgtcggcgtaacagtgaaagtccaggttgtattggcggagaatctgaccaagggggaggatgtagattatgaagaggagggggccgagtactgaaccttggggaacaccttgggtgactgaagctgtggcagaggagtggttgttgagggagatgaagtgggatctgtcGGAGAGGTAGGACTGGAGCCACCTGAGTGCAGTACCTTCGATACCGATGTCCTGGAGTCGGGTAAGCAGGATGGTGTGGCTTACGGTATcgaaggctgcactcaggtcgaggaggatgaggatgttgagggaaccggtgtcagcagaggtgaggaggtcattgaggactttgatgagggccgtttctgtgctgtggtggGGACGAAAACCAGACTGAAGGGGTTCAAAAAGCTAGTTGGTTTGGAGATGGCGGTGGAGTTGTTTGGAGATAATGCGTTCTATTGTTTTTGAGAGAAAGGGGAGGTTGGAGATGGGACGGTAATTACTGAGGGAGGAGGATCCAGACCGGGTTTCTTGAGGATGGGAGTAACAGCAGCAGTTTTGAAGGCAGAGGGAACGGTTCCTTGGGACAGGGAGGAGTTGAAAAGGTTGACAAGGTAGGGGCAGAGGACGGGGAGACAGGACTTCAGTAAAGGAAAAGGAATGAACGGCATAAAGTGGAAGTGGAGGAAGGGAGGGTGTCAGCACGGGGTTTGAGGAGCTTGTTGATGGTGGAGAAGAGGGTCCTGGGGTTATGGGAGGGGTCGGTAAAGATGGTGGAGAGGTAAGCAGTTTTTGCGGCAGTGAGGGCGTCTCTGTAGGTAGTGAGATGGAGTTTGTAGAATTCATGGTGAACTGTGAGGGATGATTTCTTGGTTAGGCGTTCAAGTTGGCGGCCGGGTTGCTTCAGCTTACGGAGTGCAGGGGTGAACCAGGGTGAGGAGGttttaaaagtgacatttttgCTTTTGAGTGGGACCAGGCTGTTGAGGGAGGCGAGTAGGGTGGAATTAAGGTGGTTGAGTTGTTCATCGGGTGAGCTGAGGTTTGAGTCCAGGGGGAGAGTAGAGGAAAGCAGGTCGGAGAGGTGCTGGGGATCAACAGAGCATACATTATGGAAGGTGATGTTCCTGGATGGTGGCGGACGGGGGACACGATGGTGAACTGTATGAGTTTGtggtcagagaggggaaaggggcAGGGGTGGAGGTCGAGTACTGGGAGGTTGGTGGAGCAGACAAGGTCAAGGATGTGTCCTTTATCATTGTTGGGGAAGGTGACATATTGGGTAATTGAGAAATTGTCCagaagggaggagaaatcagaagCGAGTTTGCAGGTGGGGGAGTCcatatggatgttgaggtcGCCGAGAAGTAACAGACGTGGGGAGAGGGTTGAAGCAATGGTGAGGAGTTCAGTGAGATCAGAGAGGAAGGAGGGGTGTGGTTTGGGGGGGGCGGTATATGAGGATAACTGTCAGTGAGGGAGGGGCTTTGAAGGCGAGGAATTTGAAGGATGGTACTGAGGGGAGGGTGAGTTCTGTAGTCCGGATGTTGTGGTTGTAGATGACagccagcccaccaccatggcGTGAGGGGCGGGGTTTAGTGATGTAATTAAAACCAGGGGGGGATGTTTGGTTGAGGGAGAAGAAGTCATTGGGTTGTTGCCAGGTTTCAGTGAGCAGAAGGAAGTCGATGGATTTGTCCAGAATTATTTCGTGGAGGATGTGGGCTTTATTGTTAAGTGACCGGATATTGAGCAGGGCAAAATTGGTCAAGTGGGGGGTTGGAGGGGTGGTGGCAGGCTGGAGAAGTATGAGGTTGGCCAGGTTAGCAGCGCGGGGGTGGGCACGAGAGGGGGGGCAGTGGAGCAGAGGAGGGGGGCTTGATGGTGGGGACAAATGGCTTGTTATATGTGTTGGGAGGCGGAGGGGAGTGGGATCCGCTCCAGGTATTTCATGCAGCTGGGAGTGTAGGTGAGCGGGGGAGAGAGGAGCAGTAGGAGTTGCGTTCTGATGGCACATCAGGTGTGCAACAGTGCGTTGGGTAGAGCAGATGGATGCTATGGATTGTCCGTGCTGAAAGTAAACAAAACTGCGGCGGGTGCTACGGTGAATGTAGCGGGGTCGACGAAGGAGTCCAAGATGTCTGATGACTGAGATGGAAGACGGGGTGGAGGAGTTGGTGAATGACAGAAGCTGTGAGATGGAGTATTTCAGCATGATGACAGGTGAGAATGCTGGGAGCAGTGTGTTAGCAGCGATAGCGGCTAGCGGGCTAGGTGCACAGAGGTGGAGGATTGTTGTGGAGACGAGGAAGATCCACGACATGGCAGGAGGATGTGAACAGCGGGACGGGACAGATGTACCCCAGAGATGAAGGCAGGAGACAGAGGGAGTCCACGGTTGTTGCGTGGGACGGAGATAGACAAGTAGGCGATGTAGCAGATAGCAATAGTCACCCGGCACTTTGATGGCTGAGTGAGGGCAACCGGCAACGGCAGCCGGCAACGGCAGCCAGCAACGGAGGCAGAAGTCTAAAATAAGTTAAAATTAAAAACAATGTGCAGTGCAGTAAAGATGTGCAATGCAGGGCAGTAGTCCAATTCGAAAGTTTTGCAAGAATGAATCTTAGCTGAGGGTGATAGAGGGTAACAGAGGCGGAGAAGCGGCGAACAGTCAACGCCAGCGTCTTCTCCGGCGGGAAAGTAACAGATTGAGACCAGAAAGCCACTGCAGCTGAATATTATACAATCAGATTGTTCCAAAAAAAGGGTACCAATATAAATCAAGACAAATAATCTTAAATTTGCCATGACATAGACCAGATAACAATCTCTTACAGGTTCCCctaaattaaaatatttaaaactaataatcctttaaaaaaacatattgttGGCGTTTTTAATGAGTAAAGGGCGCATGTGTTTTCCCAGTAAATGAAACACTTCCTATATGATTAGGTGCTATTACAAAGTTTGGAGATTAACGGCCATACATTCAAGGACTAAGTTAATTATTCTGTTTCAAAATTACAGAATCAGAAGTTAAAACAtcaaaaatatatacaattcACTTCCCCAATGATATACATGCAGTATATTACATTTGGTGAGAGTGAATCTTTCTGTTGAAAATCAAATGGTTGTTCTACTCAGTGTGATTGACAGGAGAGATGATCAGAGGGGCAGAGTTTTTACCACCATCCTTAACACTGGGACCAAAGAATGGGTAAAGTTTCTCTTTGAAGTAGCAGCCAGGGAAGGAATAGATCAGAGCTGCAGCATCAACATCATAAAAGGAGACCAGACCCTCCTCATAATCCACAAACACCCCCACCTTCTGAGGCTGAGACTTCAGAGAGAGACCGACTGGAGGATCAGCAAAAGCTTTGTACTCATTTCCATTCCTCAACCTTATCATCCAGTAACCACCCTGAGGAGACAGTCTGATGATTCCCTTCCTGTTGATCGACTCTCTGGCCACTCCTAGAACCCACTGAGTCTTCCCTTTAACCTGAACCTCGTAGTAAAATCTTCCTGAAGAGAAACTCTGCTTTGCTAAGACATTGACCCAACGATCAAATCTCTCTGGTTTGTCTGGAAGATTCTTCCTCACATCACCAAGTTTAACTTGTTTTCCATCATCAGACAGGATGAGATAGGGATGTGCTGTATCAGGATCAAGAGTCACCTCCACCTCAGACTGCTGGACCCTCTTCAGCTCCACCTCAAGCAGCTTCTTCATCTGTTTACTGAGCGTCTCCTCCAGCTGAGTCACAGCTCTCCTCACAGTCCCCTCATATGAAGGAGGACGGACCCTGACTTCTGTCCAGTTCTTGGTGGGTGGAGCAGCGTTCAGGGACGTGAAGCTttggaggaggtggagctggTCTTCAGAGCGTGAGAGCTGCTCCACCTCAGAGCTTCTCTTCTTCAGCTCAGAGACTTCCTGTTCCAGCTCTTTGATGAAGCCTTCAGCCTgttcctctgtctctctctgcttctcttTGATGGTGTCCATGAGCTCGGCCTGGCTTCTCTCAACAGACTCCTTCAGAGCGGTGAAGACCTGAACACCATCTGCTATCTCTCTGTCTGCTCCTTCCTTACTGAGCTCCACTGAGCGGTTCATCTCCTGAATCTTCAGTcgtctcttctggatcatctgctgAATTTCAGCCTCTGTCTTCCCCAGCTCAGCCTTCTTTCCTTCATATCCTTCTTTCAGAGGAACAACATCATGTGTCTTGTGCTCTGAAACAGTGCAgagcatgcagacacacacctgGTCGGTCTTACAGAACAGCTCCAGCAGTTTATCGTGCTTCACACACATCCTGCATTCCAGGTTCTCCTCAGGGTCGATCAGCTGATGTTTCTTCAGGCCTGCTCTTGTCAGGTGAGGCTCCAGGTGAGTCTCACAGTAGGACTCCAGACACACCAGGCAGGACTTCAGGGCCTtcagtctggttccagtgcagacGTCACAGGGAACTTCTCCTGGTTTGACAACGTGTTgctctgagctgctgctgctggctttcTGTTGAGCTGACTGTCTGAACTGAGCAGCCATCTCAGAGATGAAAGTGTTGACCTGCAGCTCAGGCTTTGTGTTGAAAACCCTTTTACAGTTGGGACACTGACTCGGGACATTTCTATCCCAGTATTCAGAGATGCAGGCTTTGCAGAAGTTGTGTCCACATGGTATGGTGACTGGATCAGTGAACACATCCAGACAGATGGAGCACAGAAACTGATCTTCAGTCAGCAGACAGCTGGCAGCAGACATGTTTACTCTGTAGACAAAAGATTAAATATAGTTTTAATATGAATCGTCCTGAATTCCGTACAAATAGTAACTGAGCAAAGAAGACCCCAGATATGCAGTTCAGTGTTATTTATTGGAAATCACCCAGCCAAGAAAATAAGTGATAACATAGAGATCTTTTTCAAAAcaataataaatgaaaaaatatGATATTATATTGTTGAGCCTAAATGTAAttatggtaacactttatattaaggtacacaaattaaccatcaactagttcttaattaacatgcatatcagCAGTATATTgtctctttattagtcattataaaacacttattaatgccttattctgcaTGACCATATTCcacaagtaataagccattagttgagagtttttcctcaataatcctctgattagtgcttatttattgcaagtaaggacgttgtggtcttaatatgctcaatatgggcctaataaggcagtagtaccacaagaatagtaattctcccataataacacttaacaaatatgatctcttcttatgtaacaagacatgagtgttaattgtgtctaaataactcaaaattaggtatttctatgtaagaatatgttccctattttaaagtgaagtatTGTTCATTACCAATAAGCTATtagtttgactctaattgaCCTGAACATGTTCCATATTCTAAAgttgcctcctcttcacacgttgtaaatacatt
This region of Pseudochaenichthys georgianus chromosome 6, fPseGeo1.2, whole genome shotgun sequence genomic DNA includes:
- the LOC139432844 gene encoding E3 ubiquitin-protein ligase TRIM21-like, whose product is MSAASCLLTEDQFLCSICLDVFTDPVTIPCGHNFCKACISEYWDRNVPSQCPNCKRVFNTKPELQVNTFISEMAAQFRQSAQQKASSSSSEQHVVKPGEVPCDVCTGTRLKALKSCLVCLESYCETHLEPHLTRAGLKKHQLIDPEENLECRMCVKHDKLLELFCKTDQVCVCMLCTVSEHKTHDVVPLKEGYEGKKAELGKTEAEIQQMIQKRRLKIQEMNRSVELSKEGADREIADGVQVFTALKESVERSQAELMDTIKEKQRETEEQAEGFIKELEQEVSELKKRSSEVEQLSRSEDQLHLLQSFTSLNAAPPTKNWTEVRVRPPSYEGTVRRAVTQLEETLSKQMKKLLEVELKRVQQSEVEVTLDPDTAHPYLILSDDGKQVKLGDVRKNLPDKPERFDRWVNVLAKQSFSSGRFYYEVQVKGKTQWVLGVARESINRKGIIRLSPQGGYWMIRLRNGNEYKAFADPPVGLSLKSQPQKVGVFVDYEEGLVSFYDVDAAALIYSFPGCYFKEKLYPFFGPSVKDGGKNSAPLIISPVNHTE